The following coding sequences lie in one Prionailurus viverrinus isolate Anna chromosome X, UM_Priviv_1.0, whole genome shotgun sequence genomic window:
- the LOC125157026 gene encoding LOW QUALITY PROTEIN: uncharacterized protein LOC125157026 (The sequence of the model RefSeq protein was modified relative to this genomic sequence to represent the inferred CDS: inserted 5 bases in 4 codons; deleted 1 base in 1 codon; substituted 2 bases at 2 genomic stop codons) gives MLQVEGIPVQFLVDTGAQHSVLVKPHGKVSEKSSWVQEATRIKKYPWTTQRTVDLRTGKVTHSFLVIPDSPCPLLGRDLLTKMGAQIHFQPGGPTVTDFHNQPISVLTVRLEDEYRLHQKPTPLDQGIEPWLQRFPDTWAETGGMGLAKHRPALFIEVKPGTDPVRVRQYPMPAEAKNGITPHICRLLDFGVLRTCHSAWNTPLLPVRKPDSGEYRPVQDLREVNKRVMDIHPTVPNSYTLLSALSPEKQWYTVLDLKDAFFSLPLAPKSQELFAFEWTDPDRGINGQLTWTRLPXGFKNSPTLFDEALHEDLSTXQHPNITLLQYVDDLLIAAETPKTCIQGTEGLLRTLGTLDYRASAKKAQICKSEVTYLGYLLKGGQRWLTDARKETVLRIPRPQTPRQVREFLGSAGFCRLWIPRFAELAKPLYQATKDHQPFSWTEEAEQAFQQIKTALLSVPALGLPDVSKPFHLYVDESRGIAKVVLTQHLGPWHRPVAYXKKLDPVAAGWPPCLRIIAATALMVKDADKLTMGQELQVTTPHAIGGILKQPPDRWLSNARLTHYQGLLLNPHKIIFTPPPTALNPASLLPDPDMGTPLHDCSDILAQVYGNREDLQDQPLSDADAIWFTDGSSFVHQGQRYAGAAMTSETEVVWAEALPPGTSAQKAELIALTQALKLGRDRKLTVYTDSRYVFATAHVHGAIHRERGLLMAEGKDIKNKEEILALLAAIWEPKKLAIVHCPGHQKTTDPVSQGNNLADRTAKNIARPPAQLLTLQLPDPGPRELPPKKLGWQVLERIHHSTHLGSRRMLDLMRQSGLRIKNVSDKVDQVVTKCTVCQLNNASSNPQTSGARQRGSRLGTYWEVDFTEVKPGKYGYKYLLVFVDTFSGWTEAFPTKNETAXIVAKKILEEILPRYGFPVMIGSDNGPAFVSKVSQGLASILGVDWKLHCAYRPQSSGQVERMNRTLKETLTKLTMETGAKWVVLLPYALFRVHNSPYKLGLTPYEIMHGRPPPIIPNLKDDLVKTENDNGLELLLSLQALQRVHEDVWPKLKELYETGAPPIPHQFXPGDWVLVKRHRQXRLEPRWKGPFQVILTTPTAIKVDRIAAWIHYTHAKPVDPFSDLIGPSKTTWTVDRTKDNPLKLTLRHQRTKP, from the exons ATGTTGCAAGTGGAGGGGATCCCGGTCCAGTTCCTAGTTGACACCGGGGCACAACACTCAGTTCTGGTCAAGCCCCATGGAAAAGTATCTGAAAAATCATCCTGGGTACAAGAGGCCACCAGAATAAAAAAGTACCCTTGGACAACTCAAAGGACTGTAGACTTAAGGACTGGGAAGGTAACCCACTCCTTCCTGGTCATTCCCGACAGCCCCTGCCCCCTGTTGGGGAGGGATTTGCTTACCAAAATGGGGGCCCAAATTCATTTCCAACCGGGAGGACCCACAGTGACTGACTTTCACAACCAACCCATATCTGTACTCACTGTGAGACTGGAAGATGAATACAGGCTACATCAGAAACCCACTCCTCTGGATCAGGGTATCGAGCCCTGGCTTCAACGCTTCCCAGACACGTGGGCAGAAACGGGTGGTATGGGGCTAGCAAAACATCGCCCAGCCCTATTTATAGAGGTCAAGCCTGGGACGGACCCCGTCCGCGTGCGCCAATACCCTATGCCCGCGGAAGCCAAAAATGGCATCACACCGCATATCTGCCGCCTCCTTGACTTCGGGGTCCTACGCACCTGCCACTCAGCATGGAATACC CCCCTGCTGCCCGTGCGCAAACCCGACAGCGGGGAATACAGACCAGTGCAGGACCTGAGAGAAGTCAATAAGCGGGTGATGGACATACATCCAACCGTTCCTAACTCCTATACTCTCTTGAGCGCCCTCAGCCCAGAAAAACAATGGTATACTGTTCTGGATCTGAAAGATGCTTTTTTCAGCCTACCACTAGCGCCTAAAAGTCAAGAGCTATTTGCATTCGAGTGGACAGATCCAGACAGGGGCATAAATGGCCAACTCACCTGGACCAGACTAC CAGGATTCAAAAACTCTCCGACCCTGTTCGACGAGGCTCTACACGAAGATTTGAGTA GACAACACCCAAATATAACTCTCCTGCAGTATGTTGATGATCTCTTGATAGCTGCCGAGACGCCCAAAACCTGCATCCAGGGAACCGAAGGTCTCCTGCGAACTCTGGGAACCTTAGATTACCGCGCCTCAGCAAAAAAGGCTCAGATCTGCAAGTCAGAGGTAACTTACCTGGGTTACTTACTGAAAGGGGGGCAACGCTGGCTAACGGATGCCCGGAAGGAAACCGTCCTTCGTATTCCCAGACCGCAGACACCACGACAGGTGAGGGAATTCCTGGGGTCAGCTGGGTTCTGCAGACTATGGATACCAAGGTTTGCTGAACTAGCAAAACCCTTATACCAGGCAACAAAAGATCACCAGCCCTTTAGTTGGACGGAAGAAGCCGAACAGGCCTTCCAGCAAATCAAAACTGCCCTGCTATCAGTACCTGCCTTGGGACTCCCCGATGTTTCCAAACCCTTCCACCTATATGTAGATGAGAGCCGGGGCATAGCTAAGGTGGTGCTAACCCAACATTTGGGGCCCTGGCACAGGCCAGTCGCTT CTAAGAAGTTAGATCCAGTGGCCGCCGGATGGCCACCCTGTCTCCGGATCATTGCAGCCACTGCCCTGATGGTAAAAGACGCTGATAAGTTGACCATGGGCCAAGAACTACAAGTCACCACCCCGCACGCCATCGGAGGCATCCTCAAACAGCCGCCTGACCGATGGCTGAGCAATGCCCGACTCACTCATTACCAGGGACTGCTACTGAACCCCCACAAGATCATCTTCACCCCCCCCCCGACGGCCCTGAACCCAGCATCACTGCTGCCAGATCCAGACATGGGGACCCCACTTCATGACTGCAGTGACATACTGGCACAGGTTTATGGGAATCGAGAGGACTTGCAGGATCAGCCATTATCAGACGCAGACGCCATCTGGTTTACCGATGGAAGCAGCTTCGTTCACCAAGGACAAAGGTATGCGGGGGCGGCCATGACTTCAGAGACCGAGGTGGTGTGGGCAGAAGCTCTACCCCCCGGAACCTCAGCCCAGAAGGCTGAGCTAATAGCCTTAACCCAGGCCCTAAAGTTAGGAAGAGATCGCAAGCTAACCGTATACACTGATAGCCGATATGTTTTTGCCACCGCTCATGTACATGGGGCGATACACAGAGAACGGGGGCTCCTCATGGCTGAAGGaaaagacatcaaaaataaagaagagattcTAGCCCTACTAGCAGCCATATGGGAACCCAAAAAGCTAGCAATTGTGCATTGCCCAGGACATCAGAAGACAACCGACCCAGTTTCCCAGGGCAACAATTTGGCCGATCGGACTGCAAAAAACATAGCTCGGCCCCCAGCGCAATTACTGACCCTACAGCTGCCAGATCCCGGACCCCGGGAATTGCCCCCCA AGAAGCTAGGATGGCAGGTTCTAGAGCGGATCCATCACAGCACCCACCTAGGTTCCCGGCGAATGTTAGATTTAATGAGACAGAGTGGACTGAGAATCAAAAATGTCTCCGATAAGGTTGATCAAGTAGTCACTAAATGTACTGTGTGCCAACTCAACAATGCGAGTAGTAATCCTCAGACATCAGGGGCAAGACAAAGAGGGAGCAGACTGGGGACCTATTGGGAAGTAGATTTCACTGAGGTAAAACCAGGAAAATATGGATATAAGTATTTGCTAGTTTTTGTAGATACCTTTTCAGGATGGACCGAAGCCTTTCCAACCAAGAATGAAACGGCGTAGATTGTAGCCAAAAAGATCCTGGAAGAAATCCtgcccaggtatggttttccagTAATGATAGGGTCAGACAATGGACCTGCATTCGTCTCTAAGGTAAGTCAGGGACTGGCTTCCATACTTGGGGTTGATTGGAAGTTACATTGTGCATACCGACCCCAAAGTTCAGggcaggtagaaagaatgaacagAACATTAAAAGAGACCCTAACCAAATTGACCATGGAGACTGGTGCTAAGTGGGTAGTCCTTCTCCCCTACGCTCTGTTCAGGGTGCATAACTCCCCATACAAACTGGGACTCACACCCTATGAAATAATGCATGGTAGACCACCCCCCATCATCCCTAACCTAAAAGATGACCTTGTCAAAACTGAGAACGATAATGGTCTTGAACTCTTGCTCTCCCTACAAGCCTTGCAGAGGGTCCATGAAGATGTATGGCCCAAATTAAAAGAACTTTATGAGACTGGAGCCCCACCTATTCCTCATCAATTCTGACCCGGGGATTGGGTCCTCGTCAAACGTCATCGGCA GAGACTCGAACCCAGGTGGAAAGGACCCTTCCAGGTCATCCTGACAACGCCTACGGCCATCAAAGTAGACAGAATCGCCGCCTGGATCCATTACACCCACGCCAAACCGGTGGACCCGTTCTCAGACCTCATCGGACCCTCAAAGACAACCTGGACTGTTGACCGGACTAAGGACAATCCTTTAAAATTGACCCTACGCCACCAACGGACTAAACCGTAA